Proteins encoded in a region of the Thunnus maccoyii chromosome 4, fThuMac1.1, whole genome shotgun sequence genome:
- the LOC121895761 gene encoding basic proline-rich protein-like, whose amino-acid sequence MDRMERKKREGEKEERIQEESLITGNLLLTPSPPPSPPPSPPPSPPPSPPPSPPPSPPPSPPPSPPPSPPPSPPPSPPPSPPPSPPPSPPPSPPQSPPPSPPPSPPPSPPPSPPQSPPPSPPPSPPPSPPQSPPPSPPPSPPQSPPPSPPPSPPQSPPPSPPPSPPPSPPQSLPPPSPPPSPPQSPPPSPPPSPPPSPPPPSSPPSSPPQSPPPSPPPSPPPSPPQSLPPPSPPPSPPQSPPPSPPPSPPPSPPPSPPPPSSPPSSPPQSPPPSPPQSPPPSPPPSPPQSPPPSPPQSPPPSPPQSPPPSPPPSPPPSPPPSPPPSPPPSPPPSPPPSSPPPSPPPSPPPSPPPPSSPPSSPPPSPPPSPPPSPPPSPPPPSSPPSSPPQSPPPSPPQSPPPSPPPSPPPSPPPSPPPSPPQSPPPSPPQSPPPSLPPSLPPSPPPSPPQSPPPSPPPSPPPSPPPSPPPSPPQSPPPSPPPSLPQSPPPSPPPSPPSSPPPSPPPSLPPSPPPSPPQSPPPSLPQSPPPSPPPSPPPSPPSSPPPSPPPSPPPSPPSSPPPSPPPSPPSSPPPSPPPSPPPSPPSSPPPSPPPSLPPSP is encoded by the exons ATGGACAGAAtggaaaggaaaaagagagagggagagaaagaagaaaggatTCAGGAGGAAAG CTTAATAACCGGAAACCTTTTACTGACTCCATCGCCTCCTCCATCGCCTCCTCCGTCACCtcctccctcacctcctccgtcacctcctccatcacctcctccctcacctcctccGTCACCTCCTCCATCGCCTCCTCCGTCACCtcctccctcacctcctccgtcacctcctccatcacctcctccatcacctcctccatcgcCTCCTCCATCGCCTCCTCAATCACCTCCTCCATCGCCTCCTCCATCGCCtcctccctcacctcctccGTCACCTCCTcaatcacctcctccatcacctcctccatcgcCTCCTCCATCGCCTCCTCAATCACCTCCTCCATcgcctcctccatcacctcctcagTCACCTCCTCCGTCGCCTCCTCCGTCGCCTCCTCAGTCGCCTCCTCCGTCGCCTCCTCCGTCGCCTCCTCCATCGCCTCCTCAatcacttcctcctccatcgCCTCCTCCATCGCCTCCTCAATCGCCTCCTCCATCGCCTCCTCCATcgcctcctccatcacctcctcctccatcatctcctccatcctcacctcctcaatCGCCTCCTCCATCGCCTCCTCCGTCGCCTCCTCCATCGCCTCCTCAATCACTTCCTCCTCCGTCGCCTCCTCCATCGCCTCCTCAATCGCCTCCTCCATCGCCTCCTCCATCGCCTCCTCCATcgcctcctccatcacctcctcctccatcatctcctccatcctcacctcctcaatCGCCTCCTCCATCGCCTCCTCAATCGCCTCCTCCATCGCCTCCGCCATCGCCTCCTCAATCGCCTCCTCCGTCGCCTCCTCAGTCGCCTCCTCCGTCGCCTCCTCAATCACCTCCTCCGTCACCTCCTCCGTcgcctcctccatcacctcctccgTCGCCTCCTCCGTCGCCTCCTCCATcgcctcctccatcacctcctccatcctcacctcctccatcacctcctccatcacctcctccatcacctcctcctccatcatctcctccatcctcacctcctccatcgcctcctccatcacctcctccatcacctcctccatcacctcctcctccatcatctcctccatcctcacctcctcaatCGCCTCCTCCATCGCCTCCTCAATCGCCTCCTCCATcgcctcctccatcacctcctccatcacctcctccatcgcCTCCTCCATCGCCTCCTCAATCGCCTCCTCCATCGCCTCCTCAATCGCCTCCTCCATCgcttcctccatcacttcctccaTCGCCTCCTCCATCGCCTCCTcaatcacctcctccatcacctcctccatcacctcctccatcgcCTCCTCCATCGCCTCCTCCATCGCCTCCTcaatcacctcctccatcacctcctccatcacttcctcaatcacctcctccatcacctcctccatcacctccttcatcacctcctccatcacctcctccatcacttcctccatcacctcctccatcacctcctcaatcacctcctccatcacttcctcaatcacctcctccatcacctcctccatcacctcctccatcacctccttcatcacctcctccatcacctcctccatcacctcctccatcacctccttcatcacctcctccatcacctcctccatcacctccttcatcacctcctccatcacctcctccatcacctcctccatcacctccttcatcacctcctccatcacctcctccatcacttcctccatcacct